The following nucleotide sequence is from Candidatus Neomarinimicrobiota bacterium.
CGTCCAGCGATAGTGATGTAAACAATATCATTCCCATCTTTATTTGCTTCCAAAATGTCCAAAACCTTTAACGGCTGTTTGTGAGCAGATGCTGCATGCTGTTCCCAGGCGATGCCATATTCGTCTAATTTATCAGTGATCTTTTTTGCGTGGGGTTCATCAGATGTGGAACCCATAATTATCACAGCTTTCATTTTAATTCCTTTTTATTTGTCGCGGAGTCACAGAGTTCACAGAAAAGAATTAATAAAGACTTCCTACTCTTCGTGTCTCTGTGGCTAAATGTATTCATTCAAGTTTTCTACAATTCGTTCACTAACCGGTTTTCT
It contains:
- a CDS encoding 5-(carboxyamino)imidazole ribonucleotide mutase, producing MKAVIIMGSTSDEPHAKKITDKLDEYGIAWEQHAASAHKQPLKVLDILEANKDGNDIVYITIAGRSNALSGFVAANSEFPTLGCPPFSDKADMLVNVHSTLQMPSNTPVLTILDPGNCALAVKRIFGV